In the Brucella anthropi ATCC 49188 genome, one interval contains:
- the lepA gene encoding translation elongation factor 4 produces MSTPLDHIRNFSIVAHIDHGKSTLADRLIQLTGGLDTREMKDQVLDSMDIERERGITIKAQTVRLSYKAKNGEDYVLNLIDTPGHVDFAYEVSRSLAACEGSLLVVDASQGVEAQTLANVYQAIDNNHEIVVVLNKIDLPAAEPERVKQQIEEVIGIDAAQAVHISAKTGIGIEDVLEAIVTQLPAPKEGDRNAPLKAMLVDSWYDSYLGVIVLVRIIDGVLKKGQTIRMMGTGAKYPVERTGVFTPKMVQVDELGPGELGFITASIKEVADTRVGDTITEDRRPTNKMLSGFKPAQPVVFCGLFPVDAADFEDLRAAMGKLRLNDASFSFEMETSAALGFGFRCGFLGLLHLEIIQERLEREFNLDLITTAPSVVYRLNMQDGSQKELHNPADMPDVVKINAIEEPWIRATIMTPDDYLGAIMKLCQERRGLQIDLTYVGPRAMITYDLPLNEVVFDFYDRLKSISKGYASFDYNLSDYREGDLVKMSILVNEEPVDALSMLVHRSAAEKRGRALCEKLKELIPQHMFKIPIQAAIGGRIVARETISALRKDVTAKCYGGDVTRKRKLLEKQKEGKKRMRQFGKVEIPQEAFIQALKMGDD; encoded by the coding sequence ATGAGCACACCACTTGACCATATTCGTAATTTTTCGATCGTCGCCCATATCGACCACGGCAAATCGACGCTGGCCGACCGCCTCATTCAGTTGACCGGCGGGCTGGACACGCGCGAGATGAAGGATCAGGTTCTCGACTCGATGGATATCGAGCGCGAGCGCGGCATCACCATCAAGGCGCAGACCGTCCGTCTCAGCTACAAGGCGAAGAACGGCGAAGATTATGTGCTGAACCTGATCGACACGCCCGGACACGTCGACTTCGCCTATGAAGTCTCGCGCTCGCTGGCTGCGTGCGAAGGTTCACTTCTGGTGGTGGACGCCTCTCAGGGCGTGGAAGCGCAGACGCTGGCCAATGTCTATCAGGCCATCGACAACAACCATGAAATCGTGGTTGTGCTGAACAAGATCGACCTGCCCGCTGCCGAGCCTGAGCGCGTCAAGCAGCAGATCGAGGAAGTGATCGGCATTGATGCCGCACAGGCCGTGCACATTTCTGCCAAGACCGGCATCGGCATCGAGGATGTGCTGGAAGCCATCGTCACGCAATTGCCCGCGCCGAAGGAAGGCGACCGCAATGCGCCGCTCAAGGCCATGCTGGTCGATAGCTGGTATGACAGCTATCTTGGCGTTATCGTTCTGGTGCGCATCATTGATGGCGTCCTGAAAAAGGGCCAGACCATCCGCATGATGGGCACGGGCGCGAAATATCCGGTGGAACGCACCGGCGTGTTCACGCCGAAGATGGTTCAGGTGGACGAACTCGGTCCCGGCGAGCTTGGCTTCATCACCGCTTCGATCAAGGAAGTGGCCGACACCCGCGTCGGCGATACGATCACCGAAGATCGCCGCCCGACGAACAAGATGCTGTCTGGCTTCAAGCCCGCGCAGCCGGTCGTGTTCTGCGGCCTGTTCCCGGTCGACGCGGCGGATTTTGAAGATCTGCGCGCTGCCATGGGCAAGCTGCGCCTCAACGATGCGTCGTTCTCGTTTGAAATGGAAACCTCTGCTGCGCTTGGTTTCGGCTTCCGCTGCGGGTTCCTTGGTCTCCTGCATCTGGAAATCATTCAGGAGCGTCTTGAGCGCGAGTTCAATCTCGATCTCATCACGACCGCGCCTTCGGTTGTCTATCGCCTGAACATGCAGGACGGTTCGCAGAAAGAGCTGCACAATCCGGCCGATATGCCGGATGTGGTGAAGATCAATGCGATTGAAGAACCTTGGATTCGCGCGACCATCATGACACCGGATGATTATCTCGGCGCGATCATGAAGCTCTGCCAGGAGCGCCGTGGTCTGCAGATTGATCTGACCTATGTCGGCCCGCGCGCCATGATCACCTATGATCTGCCGCTCAACGAAGTGGTGTTCGATTTCTACGACCGTCTGAAGTCGATCTCGAAGGGCTATGCTTCGTTCGACTACAATCTTTCGGATTACCGTGAGGGCGATCTGGTCAAGATGTCGATCCTCGTGAACGAGGAGCCGGTCGACGCGCTTTCGATGCTGGTGCACCGCTCGGCGGCGGAAAAGCGTGGCCGCGCGCTGTGCGAAAAGCTGAAGGAACTGATCCCGCAGCACATGTTCAAGATCCCGATCCAGGCGGCCATCGGCGGTCGTATCGTGGCGCGTGAGACGATCTCGGCACTGCGCAAGGACGTGACGGCCAAGTGCTACGGCGGCGACGTGACGCGCAAGCGCAAACTTCTGGAAAAGCAGAAGGAAGGCAAGAAGCGCATGCGCCAGTTCGGCAAGGTCGAAATCCCGCAGGAGGCCTTCATACAGGCGCTCAAGATGGGCGATGATTGA
- a CDS encoding SelT/SelW/SelH family protein, with translation MSPSISITYCTQCNWLLRAAWMAQELLQTFGQDLGEVALRPGTGGVFEIRVHMPDGSEELIWERKRDGGFPEAKVLKQRVRDLVWPERDLGHSDRPANT, from the coding sequence ATGTCTCCATCGATCTCCATTACCTACTGCACCCAATGCAACTGGCTGCTGCGTGCTGCGTGGATGGCGCAGGAACTGTTACAGACTTTCGGGCAGGACTTAGGCGAAGTGGCGCTGCGTCCGGGGACCGGCGGGGTTTTTGAAATCCGTGTTCATATGCCGGACGGCAGTGAAGAACTCATCTGGGAGCGCAAGCGTGACGGCGGATTTCCGGAAGCCAAGGTGTTAAAGCAGCGCGTGCGCGATCTGGTCTGGCCGGAACGCGATCTCGGTCATTCGGACCGGCCAGCCAATACTTGA
- a CDS encoding DNA recombination protein RmuC codes for MENQNLLNEPILQLGATSFTLGSILLAGIVVLVLCLAIFLIAATRSARLRAVAEAQAEDRARDAEYRMAEILKAQAEMQGRMQTMAEVFGSRQAELNQSIRERLDGMTHRIGQTMTEQTRSTHENLAKLQERLAVIDTAQNNIQSLAGQVVQLQAILANKQTRGAFGQSRMEAIIADGLPQGAYEFQATLSNSTRPDCLVRMPNNAPSLVIDAKFPLEAWNSMRETEQPEARKAAVAQFRRDMEVHIKDVSDKYLIPGETQDTAFLFVPSESIFADIHEHFEALIQRAHRARVVIVSPSLLMLSIQVIQAILKDARMREQAHVIQGEVIRLMEDVGRLDERVRKLQTHFVQANKDIDDILVSSNKVTRRGAKIEALEFGPAPAEEASRPQTRQTENTPTQMRLRVVDED; via the coding sequence ATGGAAAACCAGAATCTCCTGAATGAGCCGATTCTGCAGCTCGGTGCCACATCCTTCACGCTGGGGAGTATCCTGCTGGCGGGTATCGTCGTGCTGGTGCTGTGTCTTGCCATTTTTCTGATCGCGGCGACACGTTCCGCCCGGCTTCGTGCGGTTGCGGAAGCACAGGCCGAAGACCGTGCCCGCGATGCGGAATATCGCATGGCGGAAATCCTGAAGGCACAGGCCGAGATGCAGGGCCGGATGCAGACCATGGCCGAGGTATTCGGCTCACGGCAGGCGGAACTCAACCAGTCGATCCGCGAAAGGCTCGACGGCATGACGCATCGCATCGGCCAGACCATGACCGAACAGACCCGCTCGACGCATGAAAATCTCGCCAAATTGCAGGAGCGTCTCGCCGTCATCGACACGGCGCAGAACAATATCCAGTCGCTCGCCGGACAGGTGGTGCAATTGCAGGCGATCCTCGCCAACAAGCAGACGCGCGGCGCTTTCGGCCAGTCGCGCATGGAAGCGATCATTGCCGATGGCCTGCCACAGGGGGCCTACGAGTTTCAGGCAACGCTTTCCAACAGCACCCGCCCCGACTGCCTTGTACGGATGCCGAACAATGCGCCCTCGCTCGTGATCGACGCAAAATTCCCGCTCGAAGCCTGGAATTCGATGCGCGAAACGGAACAGCCGGAGGCGCGCAAGGCAGCAGTCGCCCAGTTCCGCCGCGACATGGAAGTGCATATCAAGGATGTCTCGGACAAGTATCTGATCCCCGGCGAAACACAGGATACGGCTTTTCTGTTCGTGCCGTCGGAGTCCATCTTCGCCGATATTCACGAGCACTTCGAGGCCCTGATCCAGCGTGCGCATCGGGCGCGGGTCGTCATTGTCTCGCCGTCGCTGCTGATGCTGTCGATTCAGGTCATTCAGGCGATCCTGAAGGATGCCCGCATGCGCGAGCAGGCGCATGTGATTCAGGGCGAGGTGATCCGCTTGATGGAAGATGTGGGCCGTTTGGACGAGCGCGTGCGGAAGCTGCAAACGCACTTTGTGCAGGCCAACAAGGATATTGACGATATTCTGGTGTCGTCCAACAAGGTCACCCGGCGCGGCGCGAAGATCGAAGCGCTGGAATTTGGCCCTGCACCCGCAGAGGAGGCATCCCGCCCGCAAACGAGACAGACGGAAAACACTCCCACTCAAATGCGCCTGCGCGTGGTGGATGAGGACTAA
- the def gene encoding peptide deformylase — translation MSVKPLVILPDPVLRQVSKPVERFDDQLRKFAGDMFDTMYDAPGIGLAAIQVGEPIRMLVIDLAKEDEPKAPHVFINPEIVGVTDEVSTYEEGCLSIPDYYAEVERPAAIKVNYFDADGKQHLIEADGLMATCLQHEIDHLNGVLFIDHISKLKRDMVIKKFKKLASQRAPGKVL, via the coding sequence ATGTCTGTAAAACCGCTTGTCATCCTTCCCGATCCCGTCCTGCGCCAGGTTTCCAAGCCTGTGGAGCGCTTTGACGACCAGCTGCGCAAATTTGCCGGCGACATGTTCGACACCATGTATGATGCGCCGGGCATTGGCCTCGCCGCCATTCAGGTAGGCGAACCGATCCGCATGCTCGTCATCGACCTTGCCAAGGAAGATGAACCGAAAGCGCCGCATGTCTTCATCAATCCCGAGATTGTCGGCGTGACGGATGAAGTCAGCACCTATGAGGAAGGCTGTCTTTCGATCCCGGATTATTATGCCGAAGTGGAACGGCCAGCCGCCATCAAGGTCAATTACTTCGATGCAGATGGCAAACAGCATCTGATCGAAGCCGACGGGCTGATGGCTACCTGCCTGCAGCATGAGATCGATCATCTGAACGGCGTGCTCTTCATCGATCATATTTCCAAGCTGAAGCGCGATATGGTCATCAAGAAGTTCAAGAAGCTCGCCAGCCAGCGCGCGCCCGGGAAAGTGCTTTAA
- the fmt gene encoding methionyl-tRNA formyltransferase: protein MRVVFMGTPEFSVPILTAIIGHGYEVVAAYTQPPRPAGRRGLELTKSPVHEKAEQFGIPVFTPKSLKGAEEQDVFASLEADVAIVVAYGLLLPQAILDAPRLGCYNGHASLLPRWRGAAPIQRAIMAGDSETGMMIMKMDAGLDTGPVAMAEKVAITPDMTAGELHDRLSMIGADLMIRALGALERESLALQPQAEEGVTYAAKIDKAEARIDWSKPAQDVHNTIRGLSPFPGAWCEMEINGAVERVKLQRSALGEGSGEPGTVLDDRLTVACGEGAVRLVTLQRSGGKPLPAQEFLRGAQVSKVL, encoded by the coding sequence ATGCGTGTCGTTTTCATGGGGACGCCGGAATTTTCCGTGCCGATCCTCACCGCCATCATCGGTCACGGTTATGAGGTTGTTGCGGCCTATACGCAGCCGCCGCGCCCGGCGGGCCGTCGCGGGCTGGAGCTGACCAAGTCACCGGTGCATGAAAAGGCCGAACAGTTCGGCATTCCGGTGTTCACGCCGAAGAGCCTCAAGGGTGCGGAAGAGCAGGACGTTTTCGCAAGCCTCGAAGCCGATGTTGCGATTGTCGTGGCTTATGGCCTGCTGCTGCCGCAAGCCATTCTGGATGCACCGCGCCTCGGTTGCTATAACGGCCATGCCTCGCTGCTGCCGCGCTGGCGCGGCGCGGCTCCGATCCAGCGTGCCATCATGGCAGGCGATAGCGAAACCGGCATGATGATCATGAAGATGGATGCCGGGCTCGATACCGGTCCCGTTGCCATGGCCGAAAAGGTTGCGATCACGCCGGACATGACGGCAGGCGAACTGCATGACCGTCTGAGTATGATCGGCGCCGACCTGATGATCCGTGCGCTGGGCGCGCTTGAGCGTGAAAGCCTTGCCTTGCAGCCGCAGGCGGAAGAAGGCGTCACCTATGCCGCCAAGATCGACAAGGCCGAGGCGCGCATCGACTGGTCGAAGCCGGCACAGGACGTGCACAATACCATTCGCGGTCTGTCGCCCTTTCCGGGGGCATGGTGCGAGATGGAAATCAATGGCGCTGTCGAACGTGTGAAGCTTCAGCGCTCGGCGCTGGGTGAGGGGTCCGGTGAACCGGGCACGGTGCTGGACGATCGCCTGACGGTTGCCTGCGGGGAAGGGGCCGTGCGGCTCGTTACGTTGCAGCGTTCCGGCGGCAAGCCATTGCCCGCGCAAGAATTTCTGCGTGGCGCACAGGTTTCGAAGGTTCTGTAA
- the truA gene encoding tRNA pseudouridine(38-40) synthase TruA, with amino-acid sequence MPRYKLTVEYDGTPYVGWQRQENGHAVQNAIELAFKKFCGEDLTLSAAGRTDAGVHATAQVVHVDLTKDWGAGKVRDAVNAHLVMADERVSILNVERTTDTFDARFSARARHYLYRIHNRRAPLAVDYQRAWWVQKRLDAEAMHEAAKRLLGEHDFTTFRATQCQAKSPVKTLDRLDVIRNGDYVEMRVSARSFLHNQVRSFAGSLMEVGVGRWTADDLQAALEAKDRKACGQVAPPYGLYLIGVDYAFPY; translated from the coding sequence GTGCCGCGCTACAAGCTCACTGTCGAATATGACGGCACGCCCTATGTTGGCTGGCAGCGGCAGGAAAACGGCCATGCGGTACAGAATGCCATCGAACTGGCATTCAAGAAGTTCTGCGGCGAAGATTTGACGCTGAGTGCGGCTGGCCGCACCGATGCAGGCGTGCATGCAACCGCGCAGGTCGTGCATGTCGATCTCACCAAGGATTGGGGTGCAGGCAAGGTGCGCGATGCGGTCAATGCGCACCTCGTCATGGCGGATGAGCGCGTCAGCATCTTGAATGTCGAGAGGACGACGGACACATTCGATGCGCGTTTTTCAGCGCGTGCCCGGCATTATCTCTATCGTATCCATAATCGCCGTGCGCCTCTGGCGGTTGATTATCAGCGCGCATGGTGGGTGCAGAAGCGACTTGATGCTGAAGCGATGCACGAAGCAGCAAAGCGGCTCCTGGGCGAGCACGACTTCACGACGTTTCGCGCCACGCAATGCCAGGCCAAGAGCCCGGTCAAGACGCTCGACCGGCTCGATGTCATCCGCAACGGCGATTACGTGGAAATGCGCGTTTCTGCGCGGTCCTTCCTGCACAATCAGGTCAGGTCCTTCGCAGGCAGCCTGATGGAAGTGGGTGTTGGCCGCTGGACGGCGGATGATCTGCAAGCGGCTTTGGAAGCCAAAGATCGCAAGGCCTGCGGGCAGGTTGCCCCGCCCTATGGGCTTTATCTGATTGGTGTGGACTACGCCTTTCCGTACTGA
- a CDS encoding quinone oxidoreductase family protein, with translation MDYEIILNETGEAGLLQTVPQTPRSPGAGEIRLRHEAIGVNFVDIYHRTGLYPLPSFPAVLGVEGAGVVEAVGSDVTDLKPGDRVAYAGLPVGAYASTRLLPAQRALLLPGTISSQSAAATMLRGLTTHMLLTDTFPVGSDTIMLVHAAAGGLGTLLTRWGKALGATVIGTVSSEDKAEMARKNGADHVLVGRDCDFVTATRRLTDGQGVHVAYDGIGGETLAKTAQCVRPFGTLASIGQAGGKISQTVIDALGNQADLSFVRPSVIAYINDLDNYRNSASKLFDIMEKGLTGTIGATYPLSEAAQAHRALETGKSSGSLLLIP, from the coding sequence ATGGACTACGAGATCATTCTGAACGAAACAGGTGAAGCAGGGCTGCTTCAGACAGTCCCGCAGACACCCCGAAGCCCCGGTGCGGGCGAGATACGTCTTCGCCACGAGGCAATCGGCGTGAACTTTGTCGACATATATCATCGGACCGGCCTCTATCCGCTGCCGTCCTTTCCGGCAGTGCTCGGCGTCGAAGGTGCAGGCGTGGTGGAAGCTGTCGGATCGGATGTAACCGACCTCAAGCCAGGCGACAGGGTTGCCTATGCGGGCCTGCCAGTGGGGGCATATGCTTCAACCCGGCTTCTACCGGCCCAAAGGGCGCTGCTACTGCCCGGCACAATTTCCTCGCAGTCGGCAGCAGCGACCATGCTGCGCGGTCTTACCACCCACATGCTTCTGACCGATACATTTCCCGTTGGCTCGGATACAATCATGCTGGTGCATGCAGCCGCAGGCGGACTGGGCACTTTGCTGACTCGCTGGGGCAAGGCTCTTGGAGCAACAGTGATCGGAACCGTCAGCTCGGAAGACAAAGCCGAAATGGCGCGCAAAAATGGCGCCGATCATGTGCTCGTTGGACGCGATTGCGATTTCGTCACAGCCACCCGGCGTCTCACGGATGGACAGGGCGTTCACGTCGCCTATGACGGGATCGGCGGTGAAACTCTGGCCAAAACGGCACAATGCGTGCGCCCGTTTGGAACTCTGGCGAGCATCGGTCAGGCCGGTGGAAAAATCTCCCAGACCGTCATTGATGCACTCGGCAATCAAGCAGATCTTTCTTTCGTCCGGCCAAGCGTGATCGCTTACATCAACGATCTGGATAACTACCGAAACTCCGCCTCCAAGCTTTTCGACATCATGGAAAAGGGACTGACTGGAACGATTGGGGCAACCTATCCGCTGAGCGAGGCAGCACAGGCCCATCGTGCGCTGGAGACGGGAAAATCATCCGGAAGTTTGCTCTTGATTCCCTAG
- a CDS encoding LysR family transcriptional regulator, which yields MVNWESVRYFVALADTGTLSGAARLLNVEHATIARRVAALESETGLKLVDRRGRRFLLTEDGERIAAIARKMQDEAQAISRFGAVRDTGISATITLTAPPSYAVARLAKPLAAVSEQYPGIHMRVMGEARFSSLNRREADIAIRLTRPTTGDLTIRRLGEEAFRPYASRDYLARTPPEEWQFIAYDESLEDAPQQAHLLALAGARPIALRANTLEMQLALVSENAGIAMLPDFMAETQEQLVPALPDHAPLTREVWMVVHSDMKTVPALRAVMAEIASALNHPVPI from the coding sequence ATGGTGAATTGGGAAAGCGTGCGTTACTTTGTGGCTTTGGCCGATACGGGGACTCTGTCCGGTGCCGCCCGATTGCTCAATGTAGAACATGCGACGATTGCGCGACGTGTGGCAGCTCTGGAATCCGAAACCGGTTTGAAACTGGTTGATCGTCGGGGGCGACGTTTTCTGCTGACGGAAGACGGCGAGCGGATTGCGGCGATTGCCCGCAAGATGCAGGACGAGGCACAAGCCATCAGCCGTTTCGGCGCAGTTCGGGATACGGGCATAAGCGCTACCATCACGCTCACCGCGCCGCCGTCCTATGCGGTTGCAAGACTGGCGAAGCCGCTCGCTGCCGTGTCAGAACAATATCCGGGTATCCATATGCGTGTGATGGGAGAAGCACGCTTCAGTTCACTGAACCGTCGGGAGGCGGATATAGCTATTCGCCTGACGCGCCCGACAACCGGCGATCTCACCATTCGCAGGCTGGGCGAGGAAGCTTTCCGCCCTTATGCGAGCCGGGATTATCTGGCGCGAACTCCTCCTGAAGAATGGCAGTTCATTGCTTATGATGAAAGTCTGGAAGACGCTCCGCAGCAGGCCCATTTGCTTGCTTTGGCTGGTGCCCGGCCAATCGCCCTGCGCGCCAATACGCTGGAGATGCAGCTCGCTCTTGTAAGCGAGAATGCGGGCATAGCCATGTTGCCTGATTTCATGGCTGAGACGCAGGAGCAGCTGGTGCCAGCGCTGCCGGATCATGCCCCCCTCACACGCGAGGTGTGGATGGTCGTTCATTCCGATATGAAGACGGTTCCGGCTCTCCGTGCCGTCATGGCCGAGATCGCCAGCGCCCTCAATCATCCCGTGCCGATATAA